AGGCTGCTGCTTATATGAAGTCCAACGTCTATTTTGCGTTCAAATGCATTTACGGTGATGACCAGTCCTACTTGCGAAGTGCCAACTACTTGGTGATTAATCGAGGACATATGGTGGCTTCGGCGGACTTCCTGTTCACGGACCAAATGGACAGTACTTTCCGTTATCTGAATGTGGTGCCGCAATTCAAGTCAATTAACGATGGCAACTGGGAGAAAATTGAGAGATGGGTGCGCAGTCAGATCCCGAAGTCGTCCTATTTCCGGGTCAAGTCCGGCGGAATTGGCATCTTGACATTGCCAGACACCAGGGGCTTCCTTCAGTCGGCTTTCCTCGCCGGCTCCAAGATCCCGGTTCCCGAGTGGACCTACAAAGTGGTACGGGATGCCACCGGAAATGGGCTGTACGTATTTCTCACTTACAATAGTACCTTCCAAAGGGAGAGGCCCCAGTGTCTGGCTATTTGTTACCCAGTTAATTGCCCCATTGCCCTCCCGAATAACCCCGACGATGGATTCACCTTCTGTTGCGATCCCAAGCGGTTCCCATATTAAGGAAGGAGAAgcatttatgtatattttatcCAGGGACTGCTCGAAATTAAACCCACGTAATAATCGTCGGCTAAATAATTCAGTATTTTTACTCAAAATACGCACATATGTAAGCTAAAAATTGCGAAAGTGCAGAGACAAATGGCatacactgcaaaaaaaatcATAGAAATTCCAACCATATATTTTACATCTCTTTATCAGAAGTGAAAATTAGAAGATGTACTATATTCTTCAGACGttcaaataaaaaatcttACTATTTTAAAAAAACAATACTTGATTTTATTagtattttatgtttttgttcttataatttaatattttaaacagcGCCACGACGATTAACCAACGATTAGGTCGCCTAATGACATTTTAAATGCCTTTGAGAAGCCTTATAAACACTTGACTAAATCAATTAACCTTAAGTTCAGAGAAAATCTCGACGTAAAATGAGCAAAGGagtagaaatatttttcaaggGCCAGAAGGCGTTCTTGAACATATTCTCGTTGTGGCCTCAGAAGGAACGCTGGTGGAGAATCATTCACCAGGTGAACTATGTCCACGCAATTGTGTTTTGGGTGCTGCTCTTTGATCTCCTCTTGGTGCTCCATGTGATGGCTAACTTGAGCTACATGTCCGAGGTTGTGAAAGCCATCTTTATCCTGGCCACCAGTGCAGGGCACACCACCAAGCTGCTGTCCATTAGGGCAAACAATGTGGAGATGGAGGAGCTCTTCAGGACATTGGATAACGAAGAGTTTCGTCCTAGAGGCGCCAACGAAGAGTTGATCTTTGCAGCAGCCTGTGAAGGAAGTAGGAAGCTTCGAGACTTCTATGGAACGCTCTCGCTTGCCGCCTTGAGCATGATTCTCATACCCCAGTTCGCCTTGGACTGGTCCCACCTTCCTCTCAAAACATACAATCCGTTTGGCGAGAATCCCGGCTCACCTGCTTACTGGCTCCTCTACTGCTATCAGTGCCTGGCCTTGACCGCGTCCTGCATCACCAACATAGGATTCGACTCTCTCTGCTCCTCACTGTTCATCTTCATCAAGTGCCAGCTGGACATTCTGGCCGTGCGACTGGACAAGATCGGTCGGTTAAGCACTACTTCTGGCGGTACTGTGGAACAGCAACTTAAGGAAAATATCCGCTATCACATGTCCATCGTTGAACTGTCGAAAACCGTGGAGCGTCTACTTTGCAAGCCGATTTCGGTGCAGATCTTCTGCTCGGTTTTGGTGCTGACTGCAAATTTTTATGCCATTGCTGTGGTGAGCTGTAAATATTGTAAAAGCCTGATTTGGCATTTGGCCAAGTTGGGAACTTAATTCAAATTTCCTCAACTAGAAGACTATCATAAATCCTTGTGTTCCCTATATGAATTTAGTTGTCTGACGAGAGGCTGGAGCTGTTTAAGTATGTGACCTATCAGGCGTGCATGCTGATTCAGATTTTTATATTGTGCTACTATGCCGGGTGGGTATCCATATTCGAAATGCATCCCAGGCTAGTAATGAATTTCATTGGCAGTGAGGTAACCCAGCGCAGCCTGGACCTTCCGCACGAGCTGTACAAGACCTCCTGGGTGGACTGGGACTACAGGAGCCGTAGGATTGCTCTCCTCTTCATGCAACGCCTGCAGTCGACCCTGAGGATTAGGACAATAAATCCAAGTCTTGCTTTTGACCTAATGCTGTTTAGCTCGGTGAGTTCTGTTCGCGGTTCTACCTTTTTGTGCACTGTAGCCAATTTCCATAATGGGGCTCATTAGCCAATTTAAGTTCGTGGCCTATAAAAGGCTTTCCTCGGGCGGTTCATGATGGAAAAGTGATAATCGTCAGCATGTCTCAGCATCAGATGGTTACGGAGGACTTCTATAAGTACCAGGTGTGGTACTTCCAAATCCTTGGTGTTTGGCAGCTCCCCGCTTGGGCTGCAGACCACCAGCGTCGTTTTCAGTCCATGAGGTTTGGGTTTATCCTGGTCATCCTGTTCATCATGCTGCTGCTTTTCTCCTTCGAACTGTTGAACAACATTTCCCAAGTGAGGGAGATCCTAAAGGTATTCTTCATGTTCGCCACCGAAATATCCTGCATGGCCAAACTATTGCATTTGAAGTTGAAGAGCCGCAAACTCGCTGGCCTCGTTGATGCGATGTTATCCCCGGAGTTCGGCGTTAAAAGTGAACAGGAAAGGCAGATGCTGGAATCGGATAGAGTGGCGGTTGTCCGTATGAGGAACTTCTACGGCATCATGTCCTTGGGCGCGGCTGCTCTGATCCTGATGGTTCCCTGTTTCGACAACTTTGGGGAGCTACCACTCGCCATGTTGGAGGTGTGCAGCATCGAGAGATGGATCTGCTATTGGTCGCAGTACCTGTTCCACTCGATTTGCCTGCTGCCCACTTGTGTGCTGAATATAACCTACGACTCGGTGGCCTACTCGTTGCTCTGTTTCTTGAAGGTTCAGCTCCAAAGGCTAGTCCTGAGACTAGAAAAGTTGGGTCCTGTGATCGAGCCCCAGGATAACGAGAAGATCGCCATGGAATTGCGTGAGTGTGCCGCCTACTACAACAGGATTGTTCGGTTCAAGGACCTGGTGGAGCTGTTCATAAAGGGGCCAGGATCTGTGCAGCTCATGTGTTCTGTTCTGGTGCTGGTGTCCAACCTGTACGACATGTCCACCATGTCCATTGCAAACGGCGATGCCATCTTTATGCTCAAGACCTGTATCTATCAGCTGGTGATGCTCTGGCAGATCTTCATCATTTGCTACGCCTCCAACGAGGTTACTGTCCAGAGCTCTAGGTTGTGTCACAGCATCTACAGCTCGCAATGGACGGGATGGAACAGGGCGAACCGCCGGATTGTCCTGCTCATGATGCAGCGCTTTAATTCCCCGATGCTCCTGCGCACCTTTAACCCCACCTTTGCTTTCAGCTTGGAGGCCTTCGGTTCTGTAGGGCAGCAGAAAGTCCTTTATATTTCACAATTACTAGTTTTGCTCTTTTTCTTTCAGATTGTTAACTGTTCCTACAGCTACTTCGCACTGCTGAATCGCGTCAACAGTTAAATTTCGAAGCAACGCAGCACCAACAAATTTTCAAGCCGATTTTTAAAAGCACTCAAAACGTTATGCACGTacatgaaatgaaattattgtGTAGAAATTAGCAGTTGCTTATTAAATAGTTCGAAAAACTAATTGTGTCTTCTTTCCTTGGGTTCCCTATttactttttcttttttttactttttatgcCCTTTTATTTTTACACTATTTTCAAATCGTAACGGTAACGGTTTTAAAAATCTGCGCAAGACAGTCACACTGCGGAAAATACCAGACAGCTGACTGGTACGGAAAGGTAACACtaaacaacaaaccaaaaatgCCATAACGCCTACAATTTGCTGACGGACAAAGATTAAGATGTCGGAAAACGCGAAAAACAATAGCTGCCTGCATTGCAGCGTATTCAGTACGAAATACCAGTACCAGGAGATCTTCGATGAGTTCGGAATC
This genomic interval from Drosophila mauritiana strain mau12 chromosome 2R, ASM438214v1, whole genome shotgun sequence contains the following:
- the LOC117137876 gene encoding LOW QUALITY PROTEIN: uncharacterized protein LOC117137876 (The sequence of the model RefSeq protein was modified relative to this genomic sequence to represent the inferred CDS: substituted 1 base at 1 genomic stop codon), coding for MDCPDIILFIYIYFICFLAWEVQGDCQILQYMVEQSNGIFTXRDANGSIQLQRLETVPSGVTLFIYCSPSDFKETVCQDNGQFSVPLPMRCLNPMQPVTKHIRDGDCAGNLYAVGYTIDGKDLELYRTCFDSGQGRLLYSQSDVYYKTFFPKRPFVEFVADEMFSPQEAAAYMKSNVYFAFKCIYGDDQSYLRSANYLVINRGHMVASADFLFTDQMDSTFRYLNVVPQFKSINDGNWEKIERWVRSQIPKSSYFRVKSGGIGILTLPDTRGFLQSAFLAGSKIPVPEWTYKVVRDATGNGLYVFLTYNSTFQRERPQCLAICYPVNCPIALPNNPDDGFTFCCDPKRFPY
- the LOC117137877 gene encoding odorant receptor 46a, with the translated sequence MSKGVEIFFKGQKAFLNIFSLWPQKERWWRIIHQVNYVHAIVFWVLLFDLLLVLHVMANLSYMSEVVKAIFILATSAGHTTKLLSIRANNVEMEELFRTLDNEEFRPRGANEELIFAAACEGSRKLRDFYGTLSLAALSMILIPQFALDWSHLPLKTYNPFGENPGSPAYWLLYCYQCLALTASCITNIGFDSLCSSLFIFIKCQLDILAVRLDKIGRLSTTSGGTVEQQLKENIRYHMSIVELSKTVERLLCKPISVQIFCSVLVLTANFYAIAVLSDERLELFKYVTYQACMLIQIFILCYYAGEVTQRSLDLPHELYKTSWVDWDYRSRRIALLFMQRLQSTLRIRTINPSLAFDLMLFSSVSSVRGSTFLCTVANFHNGAH
- the LOC117137873 gene encoding odorant receptor 46a yields the protein MSQHQMVTEDFYKYQVWYFQILGVWQLPAWAADHQRRFQSMRFGFILVILFIMLLLFSFELLNNISQVREILKVFFMFATEISCMAKLLHLKLKSRKLAGLVDAMLSPEFGVKSEQERQMLESDRVAVVRMRNFYGIMSLGAAALILMVPCFDNFGELPLAMLEVCSIERWICYWSQYLFHSICLLPTCVLNITYDSVAYSLLCFLKVQLQRLVLRLEKLGPVIEPQDNEKIAMELRECAAYYNRIVRFKDLVELFIKGPGSVQLMCSVLVLVSNLYDMSTMSIANGDAIFMLKTCIYQLVMLWQIFIICYASNEVTVQSSRLCHSIYSSQWTGWNRANRRIVLLMMQRFNSPMLLRTFNPTFAFSLEAFGSIVNCSYSYFALLNRVNS